The following proteins are encoded in a genomic region of Pseudorca crassidens isolate mPseCra1 chromosome 1, mPseCra1.hap1, whole genome shotgun sequence:
- the LOC137203629 gene encoding aldo-keto reductase family 1 member C3-like, which translates to MSQTRLFSLKMNDGFFMPMLGLGTSAPPQVAKSEVEKTIKRAIDIGYRHIDSAYMYQNEEEIGRAIQMKIADGTVKRGDLFYTTKLWSTFFRPELVQTCLESSLRKLQLSYVDLYLIHFPIAMKPGEDFFPKDTHGNIIFDTVDLCTTWEALEKCKDAGLAKSIGVSNFNCKQLEMILNKPGLKYKPVCNQVECHPYLNQSKLLEFCKSKDILLVAYATLGSDLRKKWVKKDNPVLLQDPVLNIIAEKHRRTPAQVTLRYQLQRGVAALAKSFNEKRLKENFQVFEFQLTPEDMQSLDGLNRNMRYFEEDSLSHHPNYPFHVEY; encoded by the exons ATGAGTCAAAcgagacttttttctttaaagatgaaTGATGGATTCTTCATGCCTATGCTGGGATTGGGCACTTCTGCCCCTCCTCAG GTTGCTAAGAGTGAGGTAGAAAAGACCATTAAGAGAGCAATCGACATAGGCTACCGCCATATTGATTCAGCTTATATGTaccaaaatgaagaagaaattggGAGAGCCATCCAGATGAAGATTGCAGATGGCACTGTGAAGAGGGGTGACTTATTCTACACTACAAAG TTGTGGAGCACCTTTTTCCGTCCAGAATTGGTCCAAACTTGCCTGGAAAGCTCACTGAGGAAACTTCAACTGAGCTACGTGGATCTTTATCTTATTCATTTCCCAATAGCTATGAAG CCTGGGGAGGACTTTTTCCCAAAGGACACACATGGAAACATCATTTTTGACACAGTGGATCTCTGTACCACATGGGAG gccctggagAAGTGTAAGGATGCAGGACTGGCCAAGTCCATTGGGGTGTCCAACTTTAACTGCAAGCAGCTGGAGATGATCCTGAACAAGCCAGGGCTCAAGTACAAGCCCGTCTGCAACCAG GTGGAATGTCACCCTTACCTCAACCAGAGCAAACTGCTGGAGTTCTGCAAGTCCAAGGACATTCTCCTTGTTGCATATGCTACCTTGGGGTCTGACTTAAGGAAAAAATG ggtGAAAAAGGACAATCCAGTTCTCCTGCAGGATCCAGTACTCAACATCATTGCTGAAAAGCACAGGCGAACTCCAGCCCAGGTCACCCTGCGCTATCAGCTGCAGAGAGGGGTGGCTGCTCTGGCCAAGAGCTTCAATGAGAAGAGGCTCAAGGAGAACTTCCAG GTTTTTGAATTCCAGTTGACCCCAGAGGATATGCAAAGTCTAGATGGCCTAAACAGAAACATGCGCTATTTTGAAGAAGATTC ACTGTCTCATCATCCAAATTATCCATTTCATGTTGAATATTAA